The Daphnia carinata strain CSIRO-1 chromosome 2, CSIRO_AGI_Dcar_HiC_V3, whole genome shotgun sequence genome has a segment encoding these proteins:
- the LOC130687024 gene encoding alpha-tocopherol transfer protein-like, which produces MNSNMRSQIQRSKELLPTLRGLIKESDIDLALSDEVLMCFIHARKYDVHRAMKLLNHYLRMTKNYPDLKNLHPLRVKHVLDKGHVLSSPRREQNGRRVLILNLRNWDLTTCSLEDMIRCGVFCLQRLVCEVETQTNGIVAIIDVKDFTLHHVGQFTPNLIKKITDIVQDVFPIRLQGIHIVHEPRIIKILVAIFWPFLSNKIRSRLFFHGRCFAALHQHVDPACLPSDYDGSMKPMDTMHFLNVFAEKNYSQLFDCFD; this is translated from the exons ATGAACAGTAATATGAGGTCTCAAATCCAGCGTAGTAAAGAACTTTTACCAACATTGCGGGGACTCATCAAAG AATCCGACATCGATCTTGCCTTGAGTGATGAAGTGCTAATGTGTTTCATCCATGCACGCAAATACGACGTACATCGAGCAATGAAATTG TTGAATCATTACCTGAGAATGACAAAAAATTACCCAGACCTTAAAAACTTGCACCCATTACGCGTAAAACACGTGCTAGACAAGGGCCATGTTCTTAGCTCACCACGCCGCGAGCAAAATGGACGTCGAGTGTTGATATTAAACCTAC GCAATTGGGATCTCACAACTTGCAGTTTGGAAGACATGATACGATGTGGAGTATTCTGCTTGCAGAGGCTGGTTTGTGAAGTGGAAACGCAGACTAACGGCATAGTGGCCATCATTGATGTCAAAGATTTTACACTTCATCATGTGGGGCAATTTACGCCAAAtttgataaagaaaattacGGACATCGTACAG GATGTATTTCCTATTCGATTGCAAGGAATACATATCGTCCATGAACCTCGGATTATAAAAATCCTAGTGGCTATATTTTGGCCTTTcctgtcaaacaaaattcGCAGCCGG TTATTCTTTCACGGCCGATGCTTTGCAGCTCTGCACCAACACGTGGATCCTGCTTGTCTACCCAGTGACTATGATGGTTCGATGAAACCTATGGATACTATGCATTTTCTCAACGTGTTTGCCGAAAAGAATTACTCTCAGTTATTTGACTGCTTTGACTGA